The following are encoded in a window of Streptomyces sp. 11x1 genomic DNA:
- a CDS encoding SWF or SNF family helicase — protein sequence MTERTGHDEERTFAALAPARGAGFARTWWGRAWLRALEDAALDGEQVKAGRRLARAGAVGAVSVRAGRVTAVVQDRDGSGHRADVLLQELSGEHWDRFLDMAVEQAGHVAALLDREMPPHLVEDAATAGVELLPGLGDLEAACDCGAWDHCGHTAALCYQVARLLDQDPFVLLLMRGRAERALLDEIHLRGTATAADGEKVSSDLGSSLADDHGDDVDAAEAFAAGDILPPLPEPPRPPVEPGLPPSLDTEIGPAPELDPAALEFLAAQTAREAHRLLTEAFRPGHERQPLDDELTFDQDVVRLAADGPGPGIEARLGDGSGRGREGLALAVRAWRYGGAAGLAVLDEEWHVPAEPLARARAALETAWDEGERPSLRSAHNRWTVVGGSAQLRLGRDGRWWPYRKERGCWAPAGPAAHDPATALASVVGEPPG from the coding sequence ATGACGGAACGCACGGGACATGACGAGGAGCGCACCTTCGCCGCACTGGCTCCCGCACGGGGCGCCGGTTTCGCACGGACGTGGTGGGGCCGGGCCTGGTTGCGGGCGCTCGAGGACGCGGCGCTGGACGGGGAGCAGGTGAAGGCGGGGCGCCGGCTGGCTCGGGCGGGGGCCGTGGGCGCGGTGTCGGTGCGCGCCGGGCGCGTCACCGCGGTCGTCCAAGACCGCGACGGCAGCGGCCACCGTGCCGACGTCCTGCTGCAGGAGCTTTCCGGGGAGCACTGGGACCGCTTTCTGGACATGGCGGTCGAGCAGGCCGGGCACGTGGCCGCCCTGCTCGACCGTGAGATGCCGCCGCATCTGGTCGAGGACGCCGCGACGGCCGGTGTCGAACTGCTGCCCGGACTCGGCGATCTGGAGGCCGCGTGCGACTGCGGTGCCTGGGACCACTGCGGACACACCGCAGCGCTCTGCTACCAGGTGGCCCGCCTGCTGGATCAGGACCCGTTCGTCCTGCTGTTGATGCGCGGCCGTGCCGAACGTGCGCTGCTGGACGAAATCCACCTGCGCGGAACCGCGACCGCCGCGGACGGTGAGAAGGTGTCCAGCGACCTCGGGAGCAGCCTCGCGGACGATCACGGGGACGACGTGGACGCCGCCGAGGCCTTCGCGGCGGGTGACATCCTGCCTCCGCTCCCCGAGCCGCCCCGGCCGCCGGTGGAGCCCGGCCTGCCGCCCTCCCTGGACACCGAGATCGGGCCCGCGCCGGAACTGGACCCGGCGGCGCTCGAGTTCCTGGCGGCGCAGACGGCCCGGGAGGCACACCGGTTGCTGACCGAGGCCTTCCGTCCCGGTCACGAGCGGCAGCCCCTGGACGACGAGTTGACGTTCGACCAGGACGTGGTGCGGCTGGCCGCCGACGGCCCGGGGCCAGGCATCGAAGCACGGCTCGGCGACGGTTCGGGGCGCGGCCGGGAAGGACTGGCGCTCGCCGTCCGCGCCTGGCGGTACGGCGGGGCGGCGGGTCTCGCCGTACTGGACGAGGAGTGGCACGTACCGGCGGAGCCGCTCGCACGCGCGCGTGCCGCCCTGGAGACGGCGTGGGACGAGGGCGAGCGGCCGTCGCTGCGGTCCGCGCACAACCGTTGGACCGTCGTGGGCGGGTCCGCCCAGCTGCGCCTCGGGCGGGACGGCCGTTGGTGGCCCTACCGCAAGGAGCGGGGCTGCTGGGCACCGGCGGGCCCGGCGGCCCATGATCCGGCGACGGCTCTGGCGTCGGTCGTCGGCGAACCCCCCGGCTGA
- the xylB gene encoding xylulokinase, whose translation MSAAEGPLVVGVDSSTQSTKALVVDAATGRVVASGQAPHTVSSGAGRESDPRQWWDALCEALRQCGEAAHEASAVSVGGQQHGLVTLDARGEPVRPALLWNDVRSAPQAARLVEELGGAKAWAERAGSVPGPSFTVTKWAWLAENEPEAVRATAAVRLPHDYLTERLTGQGTTDRGDASGTGWWASATEQYDAEVLAHVGLDPALLPRVVRPGEVAGTVRDAHELPFAKGTLVAAGTGDNAAAALGLGLRPGTPVLSLGTSGTVYAVSRHRPADPTGTVAGFADAHGDWLPLACTLNCTQAVDRVATLLGLDRDAVEPGTNVTLLPYLDGERTPALPHASGLLHGLRHDTTGGQLLQAAYDGAVHSLLGALDLVLDSDADTSAPLLLIGGGARGTAWQQTVRRLSGRAVQVPEAKELVALGAAAQAAGLLTGEDPAAVAGRWDTTRGPVLEAVERDEETLARISRVLSDAAPLLNHGPDSD comes from the coding sequence ATGTCAGCTGCCGAGGGTCCGCTCGTCGTCGGTGTGGACTCGTCCACACAGTCCACCAAGGCCCTGGTCGTCGACGCGGCGACCGGCCGGGTCGTGGCGAGCGGGCAGGCGCCGCACACCGTGTCCTCCGGTGCCGGCCGGGAGAGCGACCCCCGCCAGTGGTGGGACGCGCTGTGCGAGGCGCTGCGCCAGTGCGGGGAGGCGGCGCACGAGGCCTCGGCGGTGTCCGTCGGCGGTCAGCAGCACGGCCTCGTCACCCTCGACGCCCGGGGCGAGCCGGTGCGTCCGGCGCTGCTGTGGAACGACGTGCGCTCCGCGCCGCAGGCGGCCCGTCTGGTCGAGGAACTGGGCGGCGCGAAGGCATGGGCGGAGCGCGCCGGCAGTGTGCCGGGGCCGTCCTTCACCGTGACGAAGTGGGCCTGGCTGGCGGAGAACGAGCCCGAAGCCGTCCGTGCGACCGCCGCCGTGCGCCTGCCGCACGACTATCTCACCGAGCGTCTCACCGGCCAGGGCACGACCGATCGCGGCGACGCCTCCGGTACGGGGTGGTGGGCGTCGGCGACGGAGCAGTACGACGCCGAGGTGCTCGCCCATGTCGGGCTGGACCCGGCACTGCTGCCCCGTGTGGTCCGGCCGGGCGAGGTCGCCGGGACCGTACGGGACGCCCATGAGCTGCCGTTCGCCAAGGGGACGCTGGTCGCCGCCGGTACGGGGGACAACGCGGCCGCCGCGCTGGGGCTCGGGCTGCGCCCCGGCACCCCGGTGCTGAGCCTCGGCACCTCCGGCACGGTGTACGCCGTCTCCAGGCACCGCCCGGCGGATCCCACCGGCACGGTGGCTGGCTTCGCCGACGCGCACGGGGACTGGCTGCCGCTGGCCTGCACCCTGAACTGCACCCAGGCGGTCGACCGGGTCGCCACCCTGCTGGGCCTCGACCGCGATGCCGTGGAGCCCGGCACGAACGTCACCCTCCTGCCCTACCTGGACGGCGAACGCACCCCGGCGCTGCCGCACGCCTCGGGTCTGTTGCACGGGCTGCGCCACGACACGACCGGCGGGCAGCTGCTGCAGGCCGCGTACGACGGAGCCGTCCACTCCCTGCTCGGCGCCCTGGACCTGGTGCTCGACTCCGACGCGGACACCTCCGCACCGCTGCTGCTCATCGGCGGGGGCGCGCGGGGCACCGCCTGGCAGCAGACCGTGCGGCGCCTGTCGGGGCGTGCCGTGCAGGTCCCCGAGGCGAAGGAACTGGTCGCCCTGGGCGCCGCCGCACAGGCCGCCGGGCTGCTCACCGGCGAGGACCCGGCCGCGGTGGCCGGCCGCTGGGACACCACCCGGGGGCCGGTGCTGGAGGCCGTGGAGCGGGACGAGGAGACGCTCGCCAGGATCTCCCGGGTGCTGTCCGACGCGGCGCCGCTGCTGAATCACGGACCGGACAGCGACTGA
- a CDS encoding DEAD/DEAH box helicase, with protein sequence MPPTPVATLPEVSELARCSAVFVAPDPARTGLVAFWRPDGATPPRVAHGSEGKLPLVRPGGPGVRRVTVPVVSLPVHAALPVLTRARGTIGVHRSTAFWGAAALLALQFAARGLLLPGVTSNGHDAWRAGPLRAEDLDRVRDLAAAMPPEAYALPVDHGEPARLPDPERLLRAFLDAVVDSLPRSPAASLAAGGSAFAAREPRSVPELRAWATDVAAGHDAGVRVSLRVEIPGLDSLRADDPAGTQPVFRVVPQLHSVSDPALVADASAVWADATAFGPRARTDALLALRRAARAWAPLGPLLSAAVPDAVEIADEEITELLGKGARLLATAGVEVHWPRELARGLTARAVIGPPADEQGPARNASDTPSYLSADALLAFDWRFTLGDEQLSRQELDVLAEANRPMVRLRDKWVLVDPAEIRHARARQDRKVAPVDALGAALTGSTEVEGRMVDVLPTGWLATLRERLSDPEGQASVGQPSALAATLRDYQLRGLDWLARMTSLGLGGCLADDMGLGKTITLIALHLHRQSDASSAGPTLVVCPASLMGNWQREIEKFAPGVPVRRFHGSRRGLDGLADGEFVLTTYGTMRLDATRLGHVPWGLVVADEAQHLKNPYSATARELRTIGARARVALTGTPVENNLSELWAILDWTAPGLLGRLGTFRTRYAQAVEGARNPAAAERLSRLVRPFLLRRRKSDPGIAPELPPKTETDRAVSLTREQVGLYEALVRETMAEIAAADGMERRGLIVKLLTGLKQICNHPAQFLKEDRPRIPGRSGKLELLDELLDTILSEGASVLVFTQYVRMARLLERHLAARGVPTRFLHGGTPVPEREEMVERFQEGEVPVFLLSLKAAGTGLNLTRAEHVVHYDRWWNPAVEAQATDRAYRIGQTRPVQVHRLIAEGTIEDRIADMLLRKRELADAVLGAGDTAPTELSDAELADLVELRGDAR encoded by the coding sequence GTGCCGCCGACCCCCGTGGCAACCCTTCCCGAAGTGTCCGAACTGGCCCGTTGCAGCGCCGTCTTCGTGGCCCCGGACCCCGCCCGCACCGGCCTCGTCGCCTTCTGGCGGCCGGACGGCGCGACACCACCCCGGGTCGCCCACGGCTCCGAAGGGAAGCTGCCGCTCGTCCGGCCCGGCGGCCCCGGAGTCCGACGGGTCACGGTGCCCGTCGTGTCGCTGCCGGTGCACGCCGCGCTGCCGGTGCTCACGCGCGCGCGTGGCACCATCGGTGTCCACCGGTCGACGGCCTTCTGGGGCGCCGCCGCCCTGCTGGCGCTCCAGTTCGCCGCGCGAGGCCTGCTGTTGCCCGGCGTCACCTCGAACGGGCACGACGCCTGGCGGGCGGGGCCGCTGCGGGCGGAGGACCTGGACCGGGTCAGGGACCTGGCCGCGGCGATGCCGCCCGAGGCGTACGCCCTGCCCGTGGACCACGGCGAGCCGGCCCGGCTGCCCGATCCGGAGCGGCTGCTGCGCGCGTTCCTCGACGCCGTCGTGGACTCTCTGCCCCGCTCCCCCGCCGCGAGCCTCGCGGCGGGCGGCTCTGCCTTCGCCGCCCGTGAGCCTCGATCCGTTCCCGAACTGCGCGCCTGGGCGACGGACGTGGCCGCCGGGCACGACGCCGGGGTCCGCGTGTCGCTGCGCGTCGAGATTCCCGGGCTCGACTCGCTCCGCGCCGACGATCCGGCCGGGACGCAGCCGGTGTTCCGTGTCGTCCCCCAGCTGCACAGCGTGAGCGATCCGGCGCTCGTCGCGGACGCCTCCGCGGTGTGGGCCGACGCCACCGCCTTCGGCCCGCGCGCGCGGACGGACGCCCTGCTGGCACTGCGCCGGGCCGCCCGCGCCTGGGCTCCGCTCGGTCCACTGCTGTCGGCGGCGGTACCGGACGCGGTGGAGATCGCCGACGAGGAGATCACCGAACTGCTCGGCAAGGGAGCCCGGCTGCTGGCGACGGCCGGTGTCGAGGTGCATTGGCCCAGGGAACTGGCCCGCGGTTTGACCGCCCGCGCGGTCATCGGCCCACCGGCCGACGAGCAGGGCCCTGCCCGCAACGCGTCGGACACCCCGTCGTACCTGTCCGCCGACGCACTGCTCGCCTTCGACTGGCGGTTCACACTCGGCGATGAGCAGCTCAGCCGCCAGGAACTCGACGTTCTCGCTGAGGCGAACCGCCCCATGGTGCGACTGCGCGACAAGTGGGTCCTGGTGGATCCGGCGGAGATCCGCCACGCCCGCGCGCGGCAGGACCGCAAGGTGGCGCCCGTCGACGCGCTCGGTGCCGCCCTGACGGGCTCGACGGAGGTCGAAGGCCGGATGGTCGACGTCCTGCCCACCGGGTGGCTGGCGACACTGCGGGAAAGACTGTCGGACCCCGAGGGACAGGCCTCGGTCGGACAGCCGTCCGCGCTCGCCGCGACGCTCCGGGACTACCAATTGCGAGGGCTCGACTGGCTGGCCCGGATGACCTCCCTCGGGCTCGGCGGCTGTCTCGCCGACGACATGGGCCTTGGCAAGACGATCACCCTCATCGCTCTGCATCTGCACCGGCAGTCCGACGCCTCGTCCGCCGGCCCCACCCTCGTGGTCTGTCCGGCCTCTTTGATGGGCAACTGGCAGCGCGAGATCGAGAAGTTCGCGCCAGGCGTGCCGGTGCGCCGCTTCCACGGATCCCGGCGCGGTCTCGACGGACTCGCCGACGGGGAGTTCGTCCTCACCACATACGGCACCATGCGGCTGGACGCGACCCGACTCGGCCACGTGCCCTGGGGCCTGGTCGTGGCGGACGAGGCGCAACACCTGAAGAACCCCTACTCGGCCACGGCACGGGAACTGCGCACCATCGGGGCACGCGCACGCGTGGCGCTCACCGGCACCCCGGTGGAGAACAACCTGTCCGAGCTGTGGGCGATCCTCGACTGGACCGCTCCTGGTCTCCTGGGCCGCCTCGGCACCTTCCGCACCAGGTACGCGCAGGCCGTCGAAGGCGCCCGGAATCCCGCCGCCGCGGAGCGGCTCTCCCGGCTCGTACGGCCCTTCCTGCTGCGCCGCCGCAAGTCGGACCCGGGCATCGCGCCGGAACTGCCGCCGAAGACCGAGACCGACCGTGCCGTGTCGCTCACCAGGGAACAGGTGGGCCTGTACGAGGCGTTGGTGCGCGAGACCATGGCGGAGATCGCCGCCGCCGACGGCATGGAACGGCGCGGTCTGATCGTGAAGCTGCTGACCGGGCTCAAACAGATCTGCAACCACCCCGCCCAGTTCCTCAAGGAAGACAGGCCGCGGATCCCGGGCAGGTCGGGAAAGTTGGAGCTGCTGGACGAACTGTTGGACACCATACTGTCCGAAGGGGCGAGCGTTCTGGTCTTCACTCAGTACGTCCGGATGGCCCGGCTGCTGGAACGTCATCTGGCGGCGCGCGGGGTGCCCACCCGCTTCCTGCACGGCGGGACACCGGTACCCGAGCGCGAGGAGATGGTGGAGCGCTTCCAGGAGGGCGAGGTGCCCGTCTTCCTGCTGTCGTTGAAGGCGGCCGGCACGGGTCTGAACCTGACACGGGCCGAGCACGTCGTGCACTACGACCGCTGGTGGAACCCCGCCGTCGAGGCGCAGGCCACGGACCGGGCGTACCGCATCGGACAGACGCGGCCGGTGCAGGTGCACCGGTTGATCGCGGAGGGCACGATCGAGGACCGCATCGCGGACATGCTGCTGCGCAAGCGGGAGTTGGCCGACGCGGTGCTGGGCGCGGGCGACACGGCGCCGACCGAGCTGTCCGACGCCGAACTGGCCGATCTGGTGGAGCTCCGAGGGGACGCGCGATGA
- the xylA gene encoding xylose isomerase codes for MNYQPTPDDRFTFGLWTVGWQGRDPFGDATRRALDPVESVQRLAELGAYGVTFHDDDLIPFGSSDSEREEHVKRFRAALDTTGLTVPMATTNLFTHPVFKDGAFTANDRDVRRYALRKTIRNIDLAVELGAKIYVAWGGREGAESGAAKDVRDALDRMKEAFDLLGEYVTSQGYDLKFAIEPKPNEPRGDILLPTVGHALAFIERLERPELYGVNPEVGHEQMAGLNFPHGIAQALWAGKLFHIDLNGQSGIKYDQDLRFGAGDLRSAFWLVDLLESAGYAGPKHFDFKPPRTEDFDGVWASAAGCMRNYLILKERAAAFRADPAVQEALRAARLDQLAQPTAADGLQALLADRTAFEEFDAEAAAARGMAFEQLDQLAMDHLLGARG; via the coding sequence ATGAACTACCAACCCACTCCCGACGACAGGTTCACCTTCGGCCTGTGGACCGTCGGATGGCAGGGCAGGGACCCGTTCGGCGACGCCACGCGGCGCGCCCTCGACCCGGTCGAGTCGGTGCAGCGTCTGGCGGAGCTCGGCGCCTACGGTGTGACCTTCCACGACGACGACCTGATCCCCTTCGGGTCCTCGGACAGTGAGCGCGAGGAGCACGTCAAGCGCTTCCGCGCGGCCCTGGACACCACTGGCCTGACCGTGCCCATGGCCACCACCAACCTCTTCACGCACCCCGTCTTCAAGGACGGCGCGTTCACCGCCAACGACCGCGACGTCCGCCGCTACGCGCTGCGCAAGACGATCCGCAACATCGACCTGGCGGTCGAGCTCGGCGCCAAGATCTACGTCGCCTGGGGCGGCCGCGAGGGCGCCGAGTCCGGCGCCGCCAAGGACGTCCGGGACGCGCTCGACCGCATGAAGGAGGCGTTCGACCTCCTCGGCGAGTACGTCACGTCCCAGGGCTACGACCTGAAGTTCGCGATCGAGCCCAAGCCGAACGAGCCGCGCGGCGACATCCTGCTCCCCACCGTCGGCCACGCCCTGGCCTTCATCGAGCGCCTGGAGCGCCCGGAGCTCTACGGCGTCAACCCCGAGGTCGGCCATGAGCAGATGGCCGGGCTGAACTTCCCGCACGGCATCGCACAGGCCCTGTGGGCCGGCAAGCTCTTCCACATCGACCTCAACGGCCAGTCCGGTATCAAGTACGACCAGGACCTCCGCTTCGGCGCGGGCGACCTGCGCTCCGCGTTCTGGCTGGTCGACCTGCTGGAGAGCGCAGGTTACGCGGGGCCGAAGCACTTCGACTTCAAGCCGCCGCGCACCGAGGACTTCGACGGTGTGTGGGCGTCGGCCGCGGGCTGCATGCGCAACTACCTCATCCTCAAGGAGCGTGCGGCCGCCTTCCGCGCCGACCCGGCGGTCCAGGAGGCGCTGCGTGCCGCGCGCCTGGACCAGCTGGCCCAGCCCACGGCCGCCGACGGACTGCAGGCGCTGCTCGCGGACCGGACGGCCTTCGAGGAGTTCGACGCCGAGGCCGCCGCCGCGCGCGGCATGGCCTTCGAGCAGCTCGACCAGCTGGCGATGGACCACCTGCTGGGTGCGCGCGGCTGA